Within the Vagococcus carniphilus genome, the region GTTTCTTTTTAATGATCCATAAGGTCCCCTTAATTGGTCTGGCTGTAGCATCAGGATAAGTAACAGGAACTACGACATTGTCTGGCTCAATTTTTTCTTCTTGTCCTACTCGATGATAAGTTTCTACAATGTCGTTTCTAACAGTTTCTGGTTTAACTGTTTTAGCAATATCTGTTAATTTAACTCGGTAATAGATATCAACTAAATAGCCATTTGCCTTATCTTTATCAAACGTCATTTTAAAACTACGATCATCTTCAAAATGAAACGTTCCATATCCATTTCCTTCAAATTCTTCAATGGACATTTGTTTATTTCCCAATCCAGCTTTACTAATATAATTAATCTCCATAAACTTCATTGCATATGGTGTAACAAATTCTGATTCATCTGGAAAATACTGATACTCACCTAATGTATCTACGAAAGAAATATCACTCTCAACATCATACTCTTCTGCCTTGACTTGAACTCGGTATTCAACAACATCAAAATTATAATCACTCTTAATTCCACCTGTTTTAAAAAACATCTTTGCTGTGCCTGTTCCAGGATCATAAACATTTTCCCAAACAATATAAGGTTTTTCAGGTAAATCTGTCCCCAAATTGCTAGTTAGCTCTAGTTCTTTATATCTTTGACCTTCGGGAGTAATAAATAACTCTCCTTCTTCATCAACATTGATTTCCCCAGATACAGGTATTGTTAATTTTCCTGAAAGTTCTTTGTAATTAGCAACATTCTCATTAAAAGTTACTTTAACATTGGCACCTATAATATCCATCACTCCATATTGAACGCCATCATCATTCACAACAGGTATTTCCAATGCGTTAGTACCTTTTAAATGACTAGGAAGTGACAAACTCAATGTGTCTCCTGGCTGTACTTGATAATCTTCTTTTGAAGAAAAATTTACGGTTATATAATCTTTAGCTGAGCGCTTTGTTCTTTCTGGCAACTCAAAATCATCAACAAATCCTGCCTGATTTAACTCTTTTGTCTGATTATCAATAAACATTACTTTTTCCATCTTTTCATTTGTCACCACTTGTGTAGATTTTACATTCCTCAACTGGTGGGATGAATCATTCGTCAAATATAATTTACGTGATGATTCTTCTTCTGTTGGTAATTTTTTGTGAAATACACTTCCAGTATTTTTTTCTATGATAGAATCGTTTGTTTGGGCTGCAATTAGTTGTATTGGTTGTAAAAAAAATGATAATAAAAGAACCAGTAAAGAGAGAAACAAATATCCCCTTTTTTTCTTTTTCATTCCCTATAAACCTCCTCTCTTTCACAATTTATTAAAATATTGTCAACATCCTTTTTTTCTCCTTCCCATATCTTTTTGGATATTTTTATTATAAATGAGAGTTTTCTTCTCATGTTTTCATTTTTTTCTACCTAGTCAATAATTTATGAAAATAGTTTTTTTGTTCACAGGTTTTCGTTAAAAGGTGCATAAAAAAAATAATTCTTTAATAATGTTTTTTTCAGTAAATATTAGACAAATTTTCTTAAATAGTTTATTCAACACGTCAACTATTTTGTTTATCGTTGCAAAAATAACACTCATTTGAAAAATAATATTCTTTCTATTTTTAAATAAAAAATATACCATTTATGAACAAAAGCATAAAAAAATCATATAAGAACTCGATAAAGCAGTTCTTATATGACTTCATTTTTTATTTAATTAAACGATAAATAGCATCTGCATAGATGACTGTTGCATTGATTAAATCATCTTCTGAAATAAATTCATTTTTTTGATGCATTGTATCAATACTATCTGGGAACATTGCTCCGTATGCCACACCACGTTCTAATAAGCGACCAAATGTACCGCCACCAATAACTTGCTCATGACCTTTAAGTCCTGTGTGCTCTTCATAAACAGATAAAAGAGTTTTAACTAATGGATCTTCTGGAGATACATAATGAGGTCCTTTACCACCTTTAGTTAAAATAACTTTAGCGCTAGTTGTTGCTACTTTTTCTTCAATAGCTTTAGCAATTTCTTCTTCTGATGTTCCTTTAGGATAGCGGAAGTTTAATGTAATTGTGTTGTTGTCTTTTCCTTCATCAAAAGCAAAGACTCCAGCATTCATTGTTACGTCTCCCATAATATCATCTACATGGTTAACACCAAATTTCTTGCCTTCTGTATCTCCATGGATGTAATCAGCTACGATTGTGACAAAATCTTTAGCTGGTCCTGAGAAATCATAGAAGCTCAAGAAGTTAGCTAGGTAAGTTCCTGCATTGATTCCTTTAGCTGGCATTGCACCATGGGCTGCTGTACCAAATAATTTAATGGTTACTTTTGAGCCGTCTGCTGAAAGTTCACCTGTAACAGGAGAATCTTTTAAATACTCTTCATATTCTTTAGAAAAAGCAGACACATCTCCAGAAACTTCCACTACTGCTTCTGCCAAGTCTGGTACCATGTTAGCTCTTTGGCCTGAGTTGAAACTAATTAAGCGTAGAGTACCTTCATTTTTACCTGCTACTTGAACAAGAATAGTTGTATTTCCTTTTTCACCATTAATGATTGGAAATTCTGCATCTGGTGAGAAACCAAAGTCTGGTTTCTCTTCTACTGTTAAGTAGTGATCCATACATTTCCATTCACTTTCTTCATCTGTTCCGATAATAACGCGTGTACGTTTTGAAACAGGAAGTTCTAGTTCTTTAATAATTTTTAACGCATAGTAAGCTGCCATTGTAGGCCCTTTATCATCACTCGCTCCACGAGCATAAATACGATTATCACGAATTTCTGGTTCAAATGGTTCTGAGTCCCAACCAGATCCTACTGGAACAACATCGACATGTCCAAATACGCCTAATGTTTCGTCCCCTGAGCCATATTCAATATGTCCAGCGTAGTTATCTACATTTTTAGTTAAAAAGCCATCTCTTTCCCCAATTTCTAAAAATTTAAGAAGAGCTGCTTTTGGTCCTGGTCCTACTGGTGCATCCTCAGATGCTTTATCGTCTTCTCTCACACTTGGCACACGTAATAAATCAAATAAATCTTTCATTAAATCTTCACGTCGTGCTTCAACTTCTTTTCTCCAATCGATTGTCATCCTCAAAATCCCTCCATTTTTTCCTTTATATGTTGCTATCATAACATTTTTTTAACCTTTTGATAATAATATTTTAACTAATTACTTTGTTTTTACTTTTAATAGCTCTTCTAACTCCTCTTTTGAAAGCTCTCGATAATTTCCTTTTTTTAAAGAATCATCCAAAATTAAACCACCCATACTAAGGCGATTAAGCTCTACAACTTTCTTTCCAACTGCTTCGACCATTCGTTTCACTTGATGAAACTTGCCTTCTACAATTTCTAATTGAATCTTACTTGAATTAGCTAACTCGTCTGTTGATAGAATAACTAGATTAGCTGGTAAGCACTCTTCATTTCCACTAATCGTGATTCCTTTAGAAAAAGATAAAATATCTTCTTCAGTCATAATTCCTGCTATTTTAGCTTCATATAGTTTAGGTACTTTCTTTTTAGGTGATAGCAATTGATGACTCAAATCACCATCATTTGTGATAAGTAGCAAACCTGTTGTATTTTTATCCAATCTACCTACTGGAAATAAACCAGGTAAACGGTCTTGTGCTGAAATCAAGTCTAATACCGTTCGATGAAGATTGTCCTCAGTTGCTGAGACCACCCCTTTAGGTTTATTCAGCATGTAATAAGCAAATTTTTTATAAATAACTACTTCATCTGACACCGCAACTTCATCTTCAAATTCATTAATATTAAATTTGCCATCTTTTGCCAAAACACCATTAACGGTCACTTGTTTTTTCTTTAGTAACTCCTTAACTTCTTTTCTTGAACCAAAACCAGTATGACTCAAAAATTTATCTAATCGCAATTTTTTCTAGCCTCCTAATATAAAAAGGAAGAAGGAAACAATACATTGCTTCTTTCTTCCTTTCATTTTTTATTTTATCTTTAATTTTGTTCTAACTTTTGCCACTTTATCACCCATTAATTTATCCGCTAAACGCGTCTTAAGAGCTAACCAGCCATAAAAGGCTATTCCAACCGCCACTGATATTAAGATGATAATAAATGCTTGGAATTTACGTTCTGGATTTAAGAACAAGTACAAGAATGATCTTGTTAATGTTGTTACACCAGACATTAGTAAACTAAGAATTAAAATCAAAATAGTTCTTCTTAACGTCAATGAATAGTTGAATTTTGATATATCGTGGACTTTTCTAGTCATCAAGTAAGCAGATACACTAAAACCTATTCCTGATGCAATTAGTGGTCCATAAACTTCAAATCCTCTAATCATTGGGTACTGTAAAATAAGTTTAATAAGTAATCCGACACCCAAATTAAAAATAGCATCGCCATTTTTATATAGCCCTTGAAGAGTTGTCGAAATTAATATGAAGTAGCCCATAATTAAACCAATATAACTTGCTTCAATTAATACACTGATTCCCAAAGCATCTGGTTGATAAAATAAAACATACATCGGTTTAGCTAAAACAATCATTCCAAATGTTGCTGGCATCATGATAAAAAAGAGTAATTGAATATTATCACTAACTAATTTAGCTAATCCAGCTTCATCTTTTTTTGTATAAGATTCTGTGATTAGCGGAAGACTAGTCATTGCCATCCCTGTTGCAAGAGAAATAGTAATCATGACTAATTTATCCGGGTTAGCACTAAAAATACTAAATAAAGCTGATAACTGGTCTTTTGAAAAATTGGTAAATCCAGACATAATTCGTTCGAAGGTAAATTGATCAATTAATTTAAAGAACGTAATAGCAGATCCTACAATAATAAACGGAATTGCCTCTATCAACATCTCTTTGACTAAGTGATTTTCTGACACAACAATTTCATTGTTACTACCAGCAATCAAACGATCCATCTCTGGTTTTTGTTTTTTATAAAACCAGATTAAAGCACCATACGCTCCTAGCATTCCAATAAAAGCCGCAAAAGTTGAGTGAATAACTGCTGTCACATAACTTCCTTGCATCACTTTTATAATAATAAAAGTAGCCAGTAACATATAAAAAACACGAGCAATTTGTTCTACAATTTGAGAAACAGCTGAAGGCATCATATCCTGATTACCTTGGAAATACCCTCTAATGACACTCATACTTGGGAATACTAGAACAGCTACACTTAAAGCCCTCATAACAGGAATTAGCTTCTCGTCCCCTGCTGCTAAGATAGGTGAAATTAAGTACATAATCCCAGCACATAAGACACCAAATCCAGCCATAATGACCAACGTTCGTTTGAATAAGCGTTGACTTGTTTTATATTCATTTTGTGAGTTGTAAAAAGCAATCTGTTTAGCAATTGCTCCTGGAATTCCAGCTGTTGCAATCATTAAGAATAACGCATATACGTTGTATCCTTTATTAAATAAACTATTTGCTACATTTCCCTGCTCACCCATCCAGGCATACCAAGGAATAATATAAATAGCACCTAACAATCTAGACAACACGTTACCTATTGTCATCCAAAGGGAGCCACGAACCATTTTTTCTGTCGCATTCAAACCTTTAGAATTATCCTCAAAAGAGGTTTCTTGATCCGGCATGTTTCTATCCAACTTTCTTCATCATACTGCTATAATTGTAGCGATTTCGCCCTATTTATGCAAACTCTTTTAACAATATTTAAACAATTTTGATGACTTTTGTTAGTTAGCAACAATGTTGACTAATTTATTCGGAACAGCGATAACTTTTCGGACTGTTTTACCTTCAATGTTCGCTTTTATTTGCTCATGATTCATCGCAACTTCTTC harbors:
- a CDS encoding SpaA isopeptide-forming pilin-related protein produces the protein MKKKKRGYLFLSLLVLLLSFFLQPIQLIAAQTNDSIIEKNTGSVFHKKLPTEEESSRKLYLTNDSSHQLRNVKSTQVVTNEKMEKVMFIDNQTKELNQAGFVDDFELPERTKRSAKDYITVNFSSKEDYQVQPGDTLSLSLPSHLKGTNALEIPVVNDDGVQYGVMDIIGANVKVTFNENVANYKELSGKLTIPVSGEINVDEEGELFITPEGQRYKELELTSNLGTDLPEKPYIVWENVYDPGTGTAKMFFKTGGIKSDYNFDVVEYRVQVKAEEYDVESDISFVDTLGEYQYFPDESEFVTPYAMKFMEINYISKAGLGNKQMSIEEFEGNGYGTFHFEDDRSFKMTFDKDKANGYLVDIYYRVKLTDIAKTVKPETVRNDIVETYHRVGQEEKIEPDNVVVPVTYPDATARPIKGTLWIIKKKQIGDTMWGEQPLLPGVTFNVYREDGSLAPGGENLVTDKNGRIELPDLVQGNYYAKEIGAPEGIEFDPDKHYDFTIDESAKYGIILAISNKAKRPKGEFTAQKEASKKILQPGETFTYKITVKNTVKDSLLKDLVVEDTMPEGIEIVGNLKLNGKEVGEILGNQFKVVIPELSGNQMAEVTIDVKAKTDAAEGEVTNIAKVTDPEDPEHPKEPEEKVTIVRETTLHLIKRAKEEDKYLSGAVFELYQVTGSNKELISTHTSDEEGRINFEKLKTGTYEIKEIIAPTGYDLLEESILVSINKYGEVTLEDTLSEMVELNRPDNQFELLVKNKEKAPGGVLPQTGGSGTSRFITIASFWMLLTLALGSYYIYRSRKGWH
- the pepV gene encoding dipeptidase PepV encodes the protein MTIDWRKEVEARREDLMKDLFDLLRVPSVREDDKASEDAPVGPGPKAALLKFLEIGERDGFLTKNVDNYAGHIEYGSGDETLGVFGHVDVVPVGSGWDSEPFEPEIRDNRIYARGASDDKGPTMAAYYALKIIKELELPVSKRTRVIIGTDEESEWKCMDHYLTVEEKPDFGFSPDAEFPIINGEKGNTTILVQVAGKNEGTLRLISFNSGQRANMVPDLAEAVVEVSGDVSAFSKEYEEYLKDSPVTGELSADGSKVTIKLFGTAAHGAMPAKGINAGTYLANFLSFYDFSGPAKDFVTIVADYIHGDTEGKKFGVNHVDDIMGDVTMNAGVFAFDEGKDNNTITLNFRYPKGTSEEEIAKAIEEKVATTSAKVILTKGGKGPHYVSPEDPLVKTLLSVYEEHTGLKGHEQVIGGGTFGRLLERGVAYGAMFPDSIDTMHQKNEFISEDDLINATVIYADAIYRLIK
- a CDS encoding 16S rRNA pseudouridine(516) synthase; this encodes MRLDKFLSHTGFGSRKEVKELLKKKQVTVNGVLAKDGKFNINEFEDEVAVSDEVVIYKKFAYYMLNKPKGVVSATEDNLHRTVLDLISAQDRLPGLFPVGRLDKNTTGLLLITNDGDLSHQLLSPKKKVPKLYEAKIAGIMTEEDILSFSKGITISGNEECLPANLVILSTDELANSSKIQLEIVEGKFHQVKRMVEAVGKKVVELNRLSMGGLILDDSLKKGNYRELSKEELEELLKVKTK
- a CDS encoding putative polysaccharide biosynthesis protein; translated protein: MPDQETSFEDNSKGLNATEKMVRGSLWMTIGNVLSRLLGAIYIIPWYAWMGEQGNVANSLFNKGYNVYALFLMIATAGIPGAIAKQIAFYNSQNEYKTSQRLFKRTLVIMAGFGVLCAGIMYLISPILAAGDEKLIPVMRALSVAVLVFPSMSVIRGYFQGNQDMMPSAVSQIVEQIARVFYMLLATFIIIKVMQGSYVTAVIHSTFAAFIGMLGAYGALIWFYKKQKPEMDRLIAGSNNEIVVSENHLVKEMLIEAIPFIIVGSAITFFKLIDQFTFERIMSGFTNFSKDQLSALFSIFSANPDKLVMITISLATGMAMTSLPLITESYTKKDEAGLAKLVSDNIQLLFFIMMPATFGMIVLAKPMYVLFYQPDALGISVLIEASYIGLIMGYFILISTTLQGLYKNGDAIFNLGVGLLIKLILQYPMIRGFEVYGPLIASGIGFSVSAYLMTRKVHDISKFNYSLTLRRTILILILSLLMSGVTTLTRSFLYLFLNPERKFQAFIIILISVAVGIAFYGWLALKTRLADKLMGDKVAKVRTKLKIK